The bacterium Unc6 genome contains the following window.
CTACTATCTACTACTATTTACTATCTACTATTTCCTACCTACTTTTTTTCTGCGATATTTCCTTTATCTTTGCCTGCATCTGCTCAGTGTCAAAACACTTTGTTATTGTCTCACCATATGAAATAATACCTCTTCCATATAAATCAAAAAGATGTGCATCAAAGGTCTGCATGCCATATTTTGCGCCAGTCTGTATATCACTTGTAATTCTATATGTTTTTTTATCCCTTATCAAGGCCTGTATTGAAGATGTGGTTATCATAATCTCAAAGGCTGCAACCCTTCCTTTGCCATCTGCTTTGGGAAGTAACTGTTGACATAATATCGCAAGAATACTGGTTGAAAGTTGTGTTCTTATCTGGTCCTGCTGGTGTGTAGGAAATACATCTATAATACGGTCAACTGTCTGTGCCGCACTTACAGTATGAAGTGTTGCCATAACAAGGTGACCTGTCTCTGCTGCCATAACAGCCGCTTCAATTGTGGCAAGATCCCTCATTTCACCAACAAGTACTACATCAGGATCCATACGAAGCGCCCTTACAAGTCCCTCTTTGAAAGACGGAACATCTACCCCGAGTTCTCTCTGGGTAACAAGACCTTTTTTATGCGTATGGTAATATTCTATCGGATCTTCAATTGTAATGATATGACAGTCCCGTTCAACATTTATATAATCAAGCATCGTTGCAAGGGTTGTTGTTTTTCCACTTCCCGTAGGACCTGTTACAAGTATAAGTCCCCTCGGTTTATGTAGTATGTCTTTTATACCTGGTGGAATTCCAATCTGCTCAAAGGTAAGAAGTTTTTTAGGAATCATACGAAGTGCAACCCCAATTGTTCCTTTTTGTTTATGTATTGAAACACGAAATCTTGCAACATCCCCGAATGCAAAACCAAAGTCCATTCCTCCCTGTTCATGAAGTTTCTGCTGATGCTCCGGACTTGTTATAGATTTCATCAATTCTTCTGTATCATCAGGTGTAAGCGACGCGCCAGAGACTCTATGTAATATACCATGTAGACGAAGTGTAGGCGGACTGTCCACAATCAGATGTATATCTGATGCACCCATATCCACACACATCTGAAGAATTTCACTTATATCTGGCATAGACCTCCTTAGAGCACCAGAGCACCAGAGCACCAGAGCACCAGAGCACCAGTCGCCAGTCACCTGTCTTTACTACCTACTACCTACTACCTACTATTTTTACGCTATATCCTGCTGTGTTATACGCAAAACTTCTGGCAGGGTTGTTATCCCTACAAGCACCTTTCTAAAACCATCTTCCCTGAGTGTTTTCATTCCTGCTTCTCTTGCCTTCATTTTTATAACATTGCTCGGAGATCTTTCAAATATCAGTTCTCTTATCTTATCATTCATTATCAGAAGTTCATATATACCTTTTCTTCCCCTGAAACCTGTTTGTGAACACTCATTACATCCCCTGTCCTTATAAATTATCCTGCCTTCTAAATCAGACCTTTTCCAGCCTGCGGCTGCAAGTTCCTGGTCTGTTGGTTCATAAGGTTCTTTACATTTTTCACATATGGTCCGGATAAGCCTTTGTGCAAGGACCGCCTGAACAGCAGAAGCAACAAGATACGGTTTTATACCCATATCAATTAAACGGGTTATGGCACTTGGCGCATCGTTTGTATGAAGTGTTGAAAATACAAGATGCCCCGTAAGTGCAGCCTGTATCCCAACACCAGCGGTCTCATAATCACGCATCTCTCCTACCATAATGACATCAGGCGCCTGACGCAACATAGCACGAAGTCCACTTGCAAATGTAAGCCCTATCTGTGGTTTTACATGAACCTGATTAATGCCTGTTATCTGGTATTCAACAGGGTCTTCTACTGTTATAAGTTTTCTGTTGGGCTTATTTATACTTGAAAGTGCGGCATAAAGAGTGGTTGTTTTCCCACTTCCCGTAGGACCTGTTACAAGAAGTATACCATTGGGTGATTCTATAATTTTTACAAACTTTTCAAGGTCTTCTTCCATAAAACCAAGTTCAGGAAGACTTTTCATCATTCCGGTTTTGTCAAGTATTCTCATAACAATACTTTCGCCATGGATACCGGGTATATCAGACACACGAAGATCAAGCTGCCTTCCGGCAAATACAATCATAATACGTCCGTCCTGTGGAAGCCTTCTTTCTGCAATATCCATACCTGCCATAAGCTTAATCCTTTGCAAAACAGAAGCCTGAAGCCTTCTGGGAGGTGCCGGAATCTCCTGTAACACACCATCTATCCTGAAACGGATACGCAACCTGTTTGAAAGAGGTTCTATATGAATATCAGAAGCTCTTGTCCTGAATGCTTCATGTATAAGAAGTGAAACAAGTTTAATAACAGGAGCTTCTTCTTCTTCAACAGAAACTGTTTTTTCCTCTTCTTTTATTAATGCGAGTTCCTGTTCGGTTAACCCCTGTATCATTGTATCAACTGTCTCTGATACCATTGGATAGTATACCCCAAGACATGTTTTCATATCATCTTCTGTTGACCGAACAACCTCTACATTACATTTTAAAAGCATCCTCAGTTCATCTATCATTACAAGATTATCAGGATCAAATGTAGCAACTGTAAGAGTATTATTTTCAAACTGGACCGGTATAATGCGATAGCGATGGGCAACCTGAGGTGTAATTATGCTTATAACATCAGCAGGTATTTTTAAATCAAGAAGAGAAATTGTCTGTGCCCCAAAATGTGCCGATATTACTTTCAGAACTTCTTTTCTTGAAAGAAAACCCAGTTCAACAAGCACTTCTTCTATGGGACTGTCTTTTTCAGAATGTCCAAG
Protein-coding sequences here:
- a CDS encoding type II secretion system protein GspE: MTVPAQELCDVLRKLGLLTKKQSEKVLLGHSEKDSPIEEVLVELGFLSRKEVLKVISAHFGAQTISLLDLKIPADVISIITPQVAHRYRIIPVQFENNTLTVATFDPDNLVMIDELRMLLKCNVEVVRSTEDDMKTCLGVYYPMVSETVDTMIQGLTEQELALIKEEEKTVSVEEEEAPVIKLVSLLIHEAFRTRASDIHIEPLSNRLRIRFRIDGVLQEIPAPPRRLQASVLQRIKLMAGMDIAERRLPQDGRIMIVFAGRQLDLRVSDIPGIHGESIVMRILDKTGMMKSLPELGFMEEDLEKFVKIIESPNGILLVTGPTGSGKTTTLYAALSSINKPNRKLITVEDPVEYQITGINQVHVKPQIGLTFASGLRAMLRQAPDVIMVGEMRDYETAGVGIQAALTGHLVFSTLHTNDAPSAITRLIDMGIKPYLVASAVQAVLAQRLIRTICEKCKEPYEPTDQELAAAGWKRSDLEGRIIYKDRGCNECSQTGFRGRKGIYELLIMNDKIRELIFERSPSNVIKMKAREAGMKTLREDGFRKVLVGITTLPEVLRITQQDIA
- a CDS encoding type IV pili twitching motility protein PilT, with the translated sequence MPDISEILQMCVDMGASDIHLIVDSPPTLRLHGILHRVSGASLTPDDTEELMKSITSPEHQQKLHEQGGMDFGFAFGDVARFRVSIHKQKGTIGVALRMIPKKLLTFEQIGIPPGIKDILHKPRGLILVTGPTGSGKTTTLATMLDYINVERDCHIITIEDPIEYYHTHKKGLVTQRELGVDVPSFKEGLVRALRMDPDVVLVGEMRDLATIEAAVMAAETGHLVMATLHTVSAAQTVDRIIDVFPTHQQDQIRTQLSTSILAILCQQLLPKADGKGRVAAFEIMITTSSIQALIRDKKTYRITSDIQTGAKYGMQTFDAHLFDLYGRGIISYGETITKCFDTEQMQAKIKEISQKKSR